A window from Sphingobacterium hotanense encodes these proteins:
- the trpA gene encoding tryptophan synthase subunit alpha: MQITKHANGLLSIYFTAGYPHINSTLEIAKALEAAGADFLEIGFPYSDPVADGPTIQHSSEVALKNGMTLKVLFEQLKDLREHVQIPVFLMGYVNPVIQFGVEAFCKACKEVGVNGTIIPDLPMYEYEELYQPIFEENGISNIFLVTPQTSESRIRKIDDLSTSFIYLLSSNATTGKQLDIQDQAASYFQRIKDMDLKNPFIIGFGIHDSHTFSKATSYANGAIVGTAFVKLLAEDDYLDRIPAFIQSIKS; encoded by the coding sequence ATGCAAATAACAAAACACGCAAATGGATTATTGTCCATTTACTTCACCGCAGGATACCCGCACATTAATAGTACCCTAGAAATCGCTAAGGCTCTAGAGGCCGCAGGGGCAGATTTTCTAGAAATCGGATTTCCCTATTCCGACCCTGTGGCGGATGGCCCTACCATCCAACATAGCTCGGAAGTTGCATTAAAAAACGGAATGACGCTTAAGGTATTGTTCGAGCAGCTTAAAGATTTGCGAGAGCATGTACAGATCCCCGTATTTTTGATGGGGTATGTCAATCCGGTTATTCAATTTGGCGTAGAAGCATTCTGCAAAGCATGTAAGGAAGTTGGTGTCAATGGAACCATCATCCCAGACCTACCGATGTATGAATATGAGGAGCTATACCAACCTATTTTTGAGGAGAACGGAATTAGCAACATCTTTTTAGTTACGCCACAGACTTCGGAATCCCGAATCCGCAAGATCGATGATTTATCGACAAGCTTTATTTATCTATTATCGTCAAACGCCACGACGGGAAAACAATTAGATATCCAAGACCAAGCAGCAAGTTACTTCCAACGAATAAAGGATATGGACCTGAAAAACCCATTCATCATAGGGTTTGGGATACATGATAGCCATACCTTTTCAAAAGCTACGAGTTATGCCAATGGCGCAATCGTAGGTACAGCGTTCGTCAAGCTATTGGCGGAAGATGACTACTTAGACCGCATACCTGCATTTATACAGTCTATCAAATCGTAA